The following proteins are encoded in a genomic region of Haloarcula salinisoli:
- a CDS encoding AbrB/MazE/SpoVT family DNA-binding domain-containing protein, which produces MSHEVEDETTVNDSYSVTVPAAVRREAGLEAGDKIRWHVDEDGALSVQVVKQQYGAFSELNPVDTGEPTDAASDHDFIAGDY; this is translated from the coding sequence ATGTCTCACGAGGTGGAGGATGAAACGACGGTCAACGATAGCTACTCGGTCACTGTGCCGGCGGCAGTTCGACGGGAGGCCGGTCTCGAAGCGGGCGACAAGATTCGGTGGCACGTCGACGAGGATGGAGCGCTTTCCGTACAGGTCGTCAAACAGCAGTACGGTGCGTTCTCCGAGCTAAATCCCGTCGACACCGGGGAACCGACCGACGCGGCGTCAGACCACGACTTCATTGCCGGGGACTACTGA
- a CDS encoding IMPACT family protein — MADSYRTVAERAAASFEVQGSEFIGHVAPVETVDAAEAFVEEIREAYADATHNVPAYRVRAEPFREYSSDDAEPSGSAGKPALNVLQQREIANVVAVVTRYYGGTNLGVGGLARSYSRAVKEGVDAAGVVESVPHERFVVTVEYDDSGSVRSLLESADVDFSAEYETDVTFTVRVPTAEGSGLRDRVRSATSGRADIETDH; from the coding sequence GTGGCAGACAGCTATCGGACCGTCGCCGAGCGGGCCGCCGCCAGCTTCGAGGTACAGGGCTCGGAGTTCATCGGCCACGTCGCGCCAGTCGAGACCGTCGACGCGGCCGAGGCGTTCGTCGAGGAGATTCGCGAGGCGTACGCCGACGCGACCCACAACGTGCCGGCCTACCGAGTGCGGGCCGAACCGTTCCGGGAGTATTCGAGCGACGACGCCGAACCCAGCGGGAGCGCGGGCAAGCCGGCGCTGAACGTCCTCCAGCAGCGCGAGATAGCGAACGTCGTCGCCGTCGTCACCAGATACTACGGCGGGACGAACCTCGGCGTGGGCGGGCTGGCCCGCTCGTACTCGCGGGCGGTCAAGGAGGGAGTCGACGCCGCCGGCGTCGTCGAGTCGGTCCCCCACGAGCGCTTCGTCGTCACCGTCGAATACGACGATTCGGGCAGCGTGCGGAGCCTGCTGGAGTCCGCCGACGTGGACTTTTCCGCCGAGTACGAGACCGACGTGACCTTCACCGTCCGGGTGCCGACGGCCGAGGGGAGCGGACTCCGGGACCGCGTCCGCAGCGCGACCAGCGGCCGGGCCGACATCGAGACCGA
- a CDS encoding ACT domain-containing protein: MFDEIMEKFEDSPGQQAVIRLLLERGFSVNEEGRVVSGGIEIPNTGIAREVGVDRRVVNATTDAILADDELRRIFRNISAVPSLLDLAPVLDLTAITISVRAADESGIVSRVTGAIAERDISIRQVLSEDPEFTDDPKLYVITDEALPGELINELREMAFVRTIELA, translated from the coding sequence ATGTTCGACGAGATAATGGAGAAGTTCGAGGACTCTCCGGGCCAGCAGGCCGTCATCCGTCTGCTGCTAGAGCGGGGGTTCTCGGTCAACGAAGAGGGGCGGGTGGTCTCGGGCGGTATCGAGATACCCAACACCGGTATTGCCCGCGAAGTCGGCGTCGACCGCCGGGTCGTCAACGCCACGACGGACGCCATCCTCGCCGACGACGAGTTGCGTCGCATCTTCCGGAACATCTCGGCCGTTCCCAGTCTGCTGGACCTCGCGCCGGTGCTCGATTTGACCGCCATCACCATCTCGGTGCGGGCGGCCGACGAGTCCGGCATCGTCTCGCGGGTGACGGGTGCTATCGCCGAGCGGGACATCTCCATCCGGCAGGTCCTCTCCGAGGACCCGGAGTTCACCGACGACCCCAAACTGTACGTCATCACCGACGAGGCCCTTCCCGGCGAGCTCATCAACGAACTGCGGGAGATGGCGTTCGTCCGCACTATCGAGCTGGCCTGA
- a CDS encoding type II toxin-antitoxin system VapC family toxin yields the protein MARVVVDANVLIAARLSRDQNHERGAAISRGVDTGTLPTGVILSDVLEEVVNYLQARGGPEAATETLDALIESSGFVLTHTPKSDFDAGRSLFRRHESLSLTDAVVVAAMQRLDIEYLYSFDDGFDGVDDITRLTTADDPFEQ from the coding sequence ATGGCGCGGGTGGTCGTCGATGCGAACGTGCTCATCGCCGCGCGTCTCTCGCGGGATCAGAATCACGAGCGGGGCGCTGCTATTTCCCGAGGCGTAGATACGGGGACACTCCCGACCGGGGTTATTCTGAGTGATGTCCTCGAAGAAGTCGTAAACTATCTCCAGGCCAGAGGCGGACCTGAGGCTGCGACAGAGACGCTCGATGCCCTCATCGAAAGCAGTGGCTTCGTCCTCACCCACACACCGAAATCGGATTTCGATGCCGGTCGCTCGCTGTTCCGCCGTCACGAGTCACTCTCGCTAACTGACGCTGTCGTCGTCGCTGCGATGCAGCGACTCGATATCGAGTATCTCTACAGTTTCGATGACGGCTTCGATGGTGTCGACGATATCACTCGTCTCACGACTGCCGACGACCCCTTCGAGCAGTGA
- a CDS encoding 2Fe-2S iron-sulfur cluster-binding protein, with the protein MSHPVTITVETPDGETRELTAPAGSILRDVLLDAELSPHGRYARRLNCGGNGLCATCGVRLAEPPEPDHWHDDLAERFGYPRLSCQLRVREGMRVQLLDKRMWGSRQPDDTDVAPTHDEQR; encoded by the coding sequence ATGTCCCACCCCGTCACCATCACCGTCGAGACGCCCGATGGCGAGACCCGGGAACTGACCGCGCCAGCGGGGTCGATTCTCCGCGACGTGCTCCTCGATGCGGAGCTGTCCCCACACGGCCGCTACGCGCGTCGGCTCAACTGCGGCGGCAACGGGCTCTGTGCGACCTGTGGCGTCCGGCTGGCCGAGCCGCCTGAGCCCGACCACTGGCACGACGACCTCGCCGAGCGCTTTGGCTATCCGCGGCTGTCCTGCCAGCTCCGGGTGCGCGAGGGGATGCGTGTGCAGTTGCTCGATAAACGGATGTGGGGGAGTCGGCAGCCCGACGACACCGACGTGGCCCCGACCCATGACGAGCAACGGTAA
- the hisB gene encoding imidazoleglycerol-phosphate dehydratase HisB, whose product MTDRTAAVTRETAETDIEVTLDIDGDGDSTVDTGIGFFDHMLDSFSTHGLFDLTVQCDGDLEIDDHHTVEDVAITLGEAFEEALGEKRGIVRFADRKVPLDEAVASVVVDISGRPYYGFEGDFSQAEVGGMTSHMAKHFGRSLATNAGLTLHCGVEGENAHHEIEALFKGLARALDDATRIDERRSDVASTKGEL is encoded by the coding sequence ATGACCGACCGCACGGCGGCCGTCACTCGCGAGACGGCCGAGACGGACATCGAGGTGACGCTGGATATCGACGGCGACGGCGATTCGACTGTCGACACCGGTATCGGCTTCTTCGACCACATGCTCGACTCCTTTTCGACGCACGGCCTGTTCGATTTGACCGTCCAGTGTGACGGCGACCTCGAAATCGACGACCACCACACCGTCGAGGACGTGGCCATCACGCTCGGTGAGGCCTTCGAGGAGGCGCTCGGCGAGAAGCGCGGCATCGTCCGCTTCGCCGACCGGAAGGTCCCCCTCGACGAGGCCGTCGCCAGCGTCGTCGTCGACATCTCCGGGCGGCCGTACTACGGCTTCGAGGGCGACTTTTCCCAGGCGGAGGTCGGCGGGATGACCAGCCATATGGCGAAACACTTCGGCCGCTCGCTGGCGACGAACGCCGGGCTGACGCTGCACTGTGGCGTCGAGGGCGAGAACGCCCACCACGAGATAGAGGCGCTGTTCAAGGGACTGGCGCGGGCCTTAGACGACGCGACCCGAATCGACGAACGGCGCAGCGACGTGGCCAGCACGAAAGGCGAACTGTAG